A part of Misgurnus anguillicaudatus chromosome 6, ASM2758022v2, whole genome shotgun sequence genomic DNA contains:
- the ptpn9a gene encoding tyrosine-protein phosphatase non-receptor type 9, giving the protein MAARLTAEEEQATKQFLEEINKWTSQHGVSPLSWEVAVKFLMARKFDVLRAIELFHSYRETRMREGIVKLQPHEEPLRSELLSGKFTVLGVRDPTGASIALYTAKLHHPSKTGNHVVLQALFYLLDRAVESFETQRNGLVFIYDMAGSNYTNFELDLSKKILNLLKGAFPARLKKVLIVGAPVWFRVPYNLLSLLLKEKLRERVQMVKMADLRQHLPRDCLPEHLGGCLPLDVHSWNLQLLSEQNGRVDPVDELVGIPLENASIHIPGPEGMGLPELMAHLNRAQRSGIYMEYEEIRREQPPGTFSCALAAHNQERNRYGDVLCLDQTRVRLKARRNERSDYINASFMDGYKQKRSYIGTQGPLEKTYGDFWRMVWEQSVLVIVMTTRTDEGGRRKCGQYWPLDEGGQEVYGYIAVVNHKVDNHAHYNQTTLELHNTETFEQRLVTHFQFLSWPDYGVPSSAVSLIDFLGAVKRQQQWAVQALGSQWRGHPLGPPMVVHCSAGIGRTGTFCALDICLSQLQDVGTLNICQTVRRMRTQRAFSIQTPEQYYFCHTAILEHAQRQGLLSANQ; this is encoded by the exons GCCACCAAACAGTTTTTGGAGGAGATCAATAAATGGACCTCCCAACATGGTGTCTCGCCGCTATCGTGGGAAGTGGCGGTGAAGTTTCTGATGGCCCGCAAGTTTGATGTCCTGCGAGCGATCGAGCTTTTTCATAGCTACAGG GAGACTCGTATGAGGGAGGGAATTGTCAAACTGCAGCCGCATGAGGAACCTTTACGCTCCGAGCTGCTCAGTGGAAAGTTCACCGTTCTG GGTGTCCGTGACCCAACCGGAGCATCCATCGCCCTGTATACAGCTAAACTGCATCATCCCAGCAAAACAGGAAACCATGTGGTGTTGCAGGCCCTGTTTTATTTGCTGGACCGAGCCGTGGAGAG TTTTGAGACTCAGAGAAATGGACTTGTTTTCATTTATGACATGGCCGGATCCAACTACACAAACTTTGAATTGGACCTGAGCAAAAAGATCCTTAATCTGCTCAAG GGCGCGTTTCCGGCACGTTTGAAGAAAGTGCTCATTGTCGGGGCTCCTGTGTGGTTCAGGGTGCCGTATAATCTACTGAGCCTCTTACTGAAGGAGAAACTCAGAGAACGG GTTCAGATGGTGAAGATGGCCGACCTGCGACAGCATCTTCCCAGAGACTGTTTACCTGAACATCTGGGCGGCTGCCTGCCTCTGGATGTGCACAGCTGGAACCTGCAGCTGCTGTCTGAGCAGAACGGGCGCGTGGACCCCGTGGATGAGCTGGTGGGAATTCCTCTGGAGAACGCCTCCATACACATCCCCGGACCTGAAGGGATGGGTCTGCCCGAGCTCATGGCCCACCTGAACCGGGCCCAGCGCAGTGGGATCTACATGGAGTACGAGGAGATCCGCAGAGAGCAGCCACCTGGAACCTTCTCATGTGCATT GGCTGCTCACAACCAGGAAAGGAATCGATACGGGGACGTCTTGTGTCTGGATCAAACACGCGTGCGTCTCAAAGCGAGAAGAAATGAG AGATCAGACTACATAAACGCCAGCTTTATGGACGGATACAAACAGAAAAGATCATATATTGGGACTCAGG GCCCGCTGGAGAAAACGTATGGAGATTTCTGGAGAATGGTTTGGGAGCAAAGTGTGCTTGTTATCGTCATGACAACAAG GACGGATGAGGGCGGTCGGAGGAAATGTGGACAGTACTGGCCGCTTGATGAGGGCGGTCAGGAGGTGTACGGATACATCGCCGTGGTCAATCACAAAGTGGACAACCACGCGCATTACAACCAAACCACACTGGAACTACACAACACAGAG ACGTTCGAACAGAGACTGGTGACTCATTTCCAGTTCCTCAGCTGGCCCGATTACGGCGTCCCATCTTCCGCCGTGTCTTTAATTGACTTCCTGGGTGCCGTGAAGCGTCAGCAGCAATGGGCGGTCCAGGCGCTCGGGTCACAGTGGAGGGGTCACCCACTCGGGCCGCCCATGGTGGTGCACTGCAGTGCTGGGATCGGGAGGACTG GTACATTTTGTGCATTGGACATCTGTCTGTCCCAACTGCAGGACGTCGGGACCCTCAACATTTGCCAGACGGTCCGACGGATGAGAACGCAGCGTGCCTTTAGCATCCAAACACCCGAGCAGTACTATTTCTGCCACACCGCAATCCTCGAGCATGCCCAGAGACAGGGTCTGCTTTCTGCCAATCAGTAA